A section of the Malania oleifera isolate guangnan ecotype guangnan chromosome 2, ASM2987363v1, whole genome shotgun sequence genome encodes:
- the LOC131147728 gene encoding serine/arginine-rich splicing factor SR45a isoform X1, whose amino-acid sequence MSYSRRSRYSRSPSPYGRYSRSISRSLSRSLSRSRSRSRESSDAENPGNNLYVTGLSPRITKRELEKHFSSEGMVVDVHLVVDPWTRESRGFGFVTMSTVDEADRCIKYLDRSVLEGRVITVEKARRRRGRTPTPGKYLGLRTVRVRRRSPSYSPYRRSRSHSYSSERDRSMSYSPHYSHRRRSYSPNYSRHRTYSPYYSRRRSLSRSRSPYSRSPVHRRDRSYSPYDSGYYLPDERYHRRYYHRSFSRSISPRARRSSRRIGSGSVSPRPRRSSRSYSQSISPRRRRRSSRSYSRSITPRPRKSSRSYTCGDSYKRGLSRDCYSSRSYSRSRSASPSSGSVSRSVTPASASPSR is encoded by the exons ATGTCGTACTCCAGAAGATCAAG GTATTCTCGCTCACCTTCCCCATATGGGCGGTACAGCAGGTCTATCTCGAGGTCTTTGTCAAGGTCATTGTCGAGGAGCCGATCAAG GAGCCGCGAATCAAGTGATGCAGAAAACCCTGGAAACAATCTATATGTGACTGGATTATCACCTCGCATCACTAAGAGGGAGCTCGAAAAGCATTTTTCAAGCGAGGGAATG GTTGTGGATGTTCACCTTGTGGTCGATCCATGGACAAGAGAATCACGTGGGTTTGGTTTTGTTACAATGTCCACTGTTGACGAGGCTGACCGCTGCATTAAGTATTTGGACAGATCAGTACTTGAAGGTCGTGTCATTACAGTGGAGAAG GCTAGGAGGCGGAGAGGTCGGACGCCTACCCCAGGGAAGTATCTTGGGCTGAGAACAGTTCGGG TGCGTCGTCGTTCCCCAAGCTACTCTCCTTATCGAAGGAGCCGCTCTCACAGTTATTCATCTGAGCGCGACAGGAGCATGTCATATTCTCCGCACTATAGTCATCGCCGCCGATCATATTCACCCAACTACAGTCGGCACAGGACATATTCACCCTACTACAGCCGACGGAGGTCCCTCTCACGATCTCGCTCACCCTATAGTAGGTCACCAGTTCATAGGCGCGATCGTTCCTACTCTCCTTATGATTCAGGGTACTACCTGCCTGATGAAAGGTACCATAGAAGATACTACCATCGCTCTTTCTCCAGAAGCATCTCTCCTAGGGCACGACGGAGCTCAAGGCGGATTGGCTCTGGTAGTGTCTCTCCCAGGCCAAGAAGGTCCTCAAGGAGCTATTCACAGAGCATTTCACCTAGGCGGAGGAGGAGATCGAGTAGGAGTTACTCTCGTAGTATTACCCCTAGACCAAGGAAGAGCTCAAGGAGTTACACTTGTGGTGATTCATACAAGCGTGGGCTCTCAAGGGATTGCTACTCATCTAGAAGCTATTCTAGGAGCCGAAGTGCGAGTCCATCTTCCGGATCAGTTTCGAGGTCCGTCACTCCAGCATCTGCCTCTCCTTCACGCTGA
- the LOC131147728 gene encoding serine/arginine-rich splicing factor SR45a isoform X2, translating to MFTLWSIHGQENHVGLVLLQCPLLTRLTAALSIWTDQYLKVVSLQWRSRLAVCSSSSPNSKSLTTTKQSNQTPQANIRQLTQRARRRRGRTPTPGKYLGLRTVRVRRRSPSYSPYRRSRSHSYSSERDRSMSYSPHYSHRRRSYSPNYSRHRTYSPYYSRRRSLSRSRSPYSRSPVHRRDRSYSPYDSGYYLPDERYHRRYYHRSFSRSISPRARRSSRRIGSGSVSPRPRRSSRSYSQSISPRRRRRSSRSYSRSITPRPRKSSRSYTCGDSYKRGLSRDCYSSRSYSRSRSASPSSGSVSRSVTPASASPSR from the exons ATGTTCACCTTGTGGTCGATCCATGGACAAGAGAATCACGTGGGTTTGGTTTTGTTACAATGTCCACTGTTGACGAGGCTGACCGCTGCATTAAGTATTTGGACAGATCAGTACTTGAAGGTCGTGTCATTACAGTGGAGAAG CAGGTTAGCTGTGTGTAGCAGCTCTTCACCAAACTCCAAAAGTCTTACCACAACTAAACAATCAAATCAAACACCTCAAGCAAATATCAGACAATTAACCCAGAGG GCTAGGAGGCGGAGAGGTCGGACGCCTACCCCAGGGAAGTATCTTGGGCTGAGAACAGTTCGGG TGCGTCGTCGTTCCCCAAGCTACTCTCCTTATCGAAGGAGCCGCTCTCACAGTTATTCATCTGAGCGCGACAGGAGCATGTCATATTCTCCGCACTATAGTCATCGCCGCCGATCATATTCACCCAACTACAGTCGGCACAGGACATATTCACCCTACTACAGCCGACGGAGGTCCCTCTCACGATCTCGCTCACCCTATAGTAGGTCACCAGTTCATAGGCGCGATCGTTCCTACTCTCCTTATGATTCAGGGTACTACCTGCCTGATGAAAGGTACCATAGAAGATACTACCATCGCTCTTTCTCCAGAAGCATCTCTCCTAGGGCACGACGGAGCTCAAGGCGGATTGGCTCTGGTAGTGTCTCTCCCAGGCCAAGAAGGTCCTCAAGGAGCTATTCACAGAGCATTTCACCTAGGCGGAGGAGGAGATCGAGTAGGAGTTACTCTCGTAGTATTACCCCTAGACCAAGGAAGAGCTCAAGGAGTTACACTTGTGGTGATTCATACAAGCGTGGGCTCTCAAGGGATTGCTACTCATCTAGAAGCTATTCTAGGAGCCGAAGTGCGAGTCCATCTTCCGGATCAGTTTCGAGGTCCGTCACTCCAGCATCTGCCTCTCCTTCACGCTGA